Proteins from a genomic interval of Zingiber officinale cultivar Zhangliang chromosome 1B, Zo_v1.1, whole genome shotgun sequence:
- the LOC122041150 gene encoding zinc finger MYM-type protein 1-like yields the protein MRQEYNLRVLRIKDKVWRLPFRGHDESSTSSNRGNFLELLKWYSSECPEVAAVVGMNAPGNNQMIAPKIQKQLVNACAIETTNAILADLGDRWFTLLLDEARDCSVKEQMAVVIRYVNKYGEVIERFMAVVHVATTTAACLKEAIDSLFAKYGLSVARLRGQGYDGASNMSGEFNGLKSLIIKENSYALYVHYFAHQLQLVVVAVTQANQYVCDFMWIVGSIVNISASSCKRADKLRQLEHDRKVKLLERGEISSGRGLNQETSLARPGDTRWGSHHSTLCRIEQMWPFVIEVLQNLIDDGDRSSKGLSRTLVERMERYEFVFILLLMKRILAITNHLSTVLQEKDQNIVNAMHLINNVKCKLQKLRDSGWDILLEDVKKFCNTHSIEIINMTDNINNRSRLKRDGKNVIDIILQEMDSRFSETTTDLLIYMSCLDPRNSFSRFDVQKLVRLAHFYEDDFSWNERMLVEQELETYIDDVRSDERFEGISDLGALAKKMIETMKNRVFPLVYRMIELALLLPVATATVERVFSAMNIVKTDLRNRIGDEWMNDSLVVYIEKDVFNTVDNEPILQRFQNMESRRMQLSRIR from the exons ATGAGGCAAGAATACAATTTGAGGGTTTTAAGAATCAAAGACAAAGTGTGGA GATTGCCTTTTCGGGGACATGATGAATCTTCGACATCTTCCAATAgaggaaattttttagaattgctCAAATGGTATAGCTCAGAGTGTCCAGAAGTTGCGGCAGTTGTTGGAATGAATGCACCtggaaataatcaaatgattgcccCAAAAATTCAGAAGCAATTGGTGAATGCTTGTGCAATTGAGACAACAAATGCTATTCTAGCTGATCTTGGAGATAGGTGGTTCACTTTACTACTTGATGAGGCTCGTGACTGTTCAGTGAAAGAGCAAATGGCAGTTGTTATTAGATATGTGAACAAATATGGAGAGGTGATTGAACGATTTATGGCCGTAGTTCATGTTGCAACAACTACAGCTGCTTGTTTGAAGGAGGCAATCGACTCTTTATTTGCTAAGTATGGTTTGTCAGTGGCGAGATTGAGgggtcaaggatatgatggtgcttCAAATATGTCTGGAGAATTTAATGGCTTAAAGTCACTGATAATAAAAGAAAATTCGTATGCATTGTATGTTCATTATTTTGCTCATCAACTTCAGCTAGTGGTTGTAGCTGTTACTCAAGCAAATCAATATGTTTGTGATTTCATGTGGATTGTTGGTTCGATTGTGAACATATCTGCATCATCTTGCAAAAGGGCCGACAAACTTCGACAACTTGAACATGACAGAAAAGTTAAACTTCTTGAAAGAGGAGAGATTAGTTCTGGTAGAGGACTAAACCAAGAAACTAGTCTAGCTAGACCTGGAGATACACGATGGGGGTCTCATCATTCAACTTTATGTCGTATTGAACAAATGTGGCCATTTGTTATAGAGGTTCTTCAAAATTTGATTGATGATGGTGATCGTTCTTCTAAGGGTTTAAGTAGAACTTTGGTTGAAAGAATGGAGAGGTATGAATTTGTGTTTATTCTACTATTGATGAAACGTATACTAGCAATCACAAATCATTTGTCAACCGTTCTACAAGAGAAAGATCAAAATATTGTGAATGCGATGCATTTGATCAATAATGTGAAATGCAAATTGCAAAAGTTGAGAGATTCTGGATGGGATATTTTACTTGAGGATGTGAAGAAATTTTGTAACACTCATTccattgaaataattaatatgaCAGATAACATCAACAACCGTAGTCGTTTGAAGAGAGATGGgaaaaat GTTATCGATATTATTCTACAGGAGATGGATAGTCGTTTCTCTGAAACAACTACAGATTTGttgatttatatgtcatgccttgatCCTAGGAACTCGTTCTCTAGATTTGATGTACAGAAGTTAGTGCGTCTGGCTCATTTTTATGAggatgatttttcttggaatgaGCGTATGTTGGTTGAACAAGAGCTTGAAACATATATTGATGACGTCAGATCAGATGAACGGTTTGAAGGCATTTCAGATTTAGGAGCTCTTGCAAAGAAAATGATTGAAACAATGAAGAACCGTGTGTTTCCTTTGGTTTATCGGATGATTGAGCTAGCCTTACTTCTTCCAGTTGCTACTGCAACCGTTGAAAGAGTATTTTCGGCAATGAATATTGTCAAAACAGATTTGCGAAACAGGATTggagatgaatggatgaatgaTAGTTTAGTAGTCTATATCGAGAAAGATGTTTTTAATACTGTCGACAATGAGCCAATTTTACAGCGTTTTCAGAACATGGAGTCTCGAAGAATGCAATTGTCACGTATTCGTTAG